The following are from one region of the Microbacterium paraoxydans genome:
- a CDS encoding glycoside hydrolase family 65 protein translates to MTARFTVEPWAVGIESVDAAHLAQEESVFGLSNGHIGWRGNLDEGDPRGVAGSYLNGVFEEHPMPHAEDGYGYPETGQTVINVPNGQLIRLLVGDEPFDVEHGTVHAHARRLDLREGTLHREVDWESAEGRRVHIATTRLVSLEHRSLAAVRYRVQALDAPLAITVLSEVLANEPLPVTHDDPRVQELLARPLETVAASERGARSTLLHRTRRSGLHVAVSTDHLVQASGQGAPEVTTEVDDDLSRTRIRVDLAPGEELEVVKLVGHEWSASLAPQTLRDRAEEAVEEAARLGWDALVAGQRAVLDRYWECGDVRIDGDARLQQAVRFALFQVFQASARAESRSVPGKGLTGSGYEGHTFWDFEAFVLPVLTSTAPDAALQALRWRHATLDHARERARTLGLRGASFAWRTIDGRESSGYWPASTAAFHINAAVAGAVMHYVRTTGDRDFEREAGTEILVETARLWASLGRWDETGGFHIDGVTGPDEYTAVVDDNVYTNLSARRNLRGAAAAARRHPDVAAHLGADDEEIAEWESAADAMTVLYDKERQVHSQSAGFTAHARWDFDATGPDEYPLHSHFPYFDLYRKQVLKQADLVLALYTSHEEFTWEEKARAFAYYDALTVRDSSLSAAAQAVIAAEVGHLELASAYLAELAALDLDDLHGNTDEGLHIAALAGIWTGVTAGYGGMREGDDGLSFRPQLPDGVTRLAFGVRLHGCILHVDITPAETTYRLSAGEPVTIRHAGEELVLHAGVPSSLPTPDRVEPLTPAPVPPRWREPGRPRAGD, encoded by the coding sequence ATGACGGCGCGCTTCACGGTCGAGCCGTGGGCGGTCGGCATCGAGAGCGTCGACGCGGCCCATCTCGCGCAGGAGGAGTCCGTCTTCGGTCTCTCCAACGGCCACATCGGCTGGCGGGGCAATCTCGATGAGGGCGATCCGCGGGGTGTCGCCGGCAGCTACCTCAACGGCGTGTTCGAGGAACATCCGATGCCGCATGCCGAGGACGGCTACGGGTACCCCGAGACCGGCCAGACGGTGATCAACGTGCCGAACGGGCAGCTCATCCGCCTGCTGGTCGGCGACGAGCCGTTCGACGTCGAGCATGGGACGGTCCACGCCCACGCCCGCCGCCTCGACCTTCGCGAAGGTACGCTGCACCGGGAGGTCGACTGGGAGTCCGCGGAGGGGCGTCGGGTGCACATCGCCACGACCCGTCTGGTCTCTCTCGAGCACCGGTCGTTGGCCGCCGTGCGCTACCGGGTGCAGGCGCTCGACGCCCCGCTCGCGATCACCGTGCTGTCCGAGGTGCTCGCGAACGAGCCGCTTCCCGTGACCCATGACGATCCGCGGGTGCAGGAACTCCTCGCCCGTCCGCTGGAGACCGTCGCGGCATCGGAGCGCGGCGCACGGAGCACGCTGCTGCACCGCACCCGCCGCAGCGGTCTGCATGTGGCGGTGAGCACGGACCATCTCGTGCAGGCTTCCGGGCAGGGCGCTCCTGAGGTGACGACCGAGGTCGACGACGACTTGTCGCGGACCCGCATCCGCGTCGACCTCGCCCCCGGCGAGGAGCTCGAGGTCGTCAAACTCGTCGGACACGAGTGGTCGGCATCCCTCGCACCGCAGACGCTGCGTGACCGCGCGGAGGAGGCCGTGGAGGAAGCGGCTCGCCTGGGGTGGGACGCGCTCGTTGCGGGACAGCGTGCCGTCCTCGATCGGTACTGGGAGTGCGGCGACGTCCGTATCGACGGCGATGCGCGGCTGCAGCAGGCCGTCCGCTTCGCTTTGTTCCAGGTCTTCCAGGCATCGGCGAGAGCCGAATCCCGCTCCGTACCGGGGAAGGGCCTGACGGGTTCCGGCTACGAGGGCCACACGTTCTGGGACTTCGAGGCGTTCGTGCTCCCCGTGCTCACCTCGACCGCTCCCGATGCCGCGCTCCAGGCACTGCGGTGGCGTCACGCGACGCTGGATCACGCCAGGGAGCGGGCGCGCACGCTCGGCCTGCGCGGCGCGTCCTTCGCCTGGCGCACGATCGACGGACGCGAGAGCTCCGGATACTGGCCCGCGAGTACGGCCGCCTTCCACATCAACGCCGCCGTCGCGGGCGCCGTGATGCACTACGTCCGCACGACGGGCGACCGCGACTTCGAGAGGGAGGCGGGAACCGAGATCCTCGTCGAGACGGCTCGTCTGTGGGCGTCCCTCGGGCGGTGGGACGAGACCGGCGGCTTCCACATCGATGGTGTCACCGGTCCGGACGAGTACACCGCCGTGGTCGACGACAACGTCTACACCAACCTCTCCGCGCGCCGGAACCTCCGCGGCGCGGCGGCGGCCGCGCGACGACACCCGGACGTCGCCGCCCATCTCGGTGCGGACGACGAGGAGATCGCCGAGTGGGAGTCCGCTGCCGATGCCATGACCGTCCTCTACGACAAGGAGCGGCAGGTGCACTCCCAGTCGGCGGGGTTCACCGCGCACGCCCGCTGGGACTTCGACGCCACCGGCCCCGACGAGTATCCGCTGCACAGTCACTTCCCCTACTTCGACCTCTATCGCAAGCAGGTGCTGAAGCAGGCCGACCTCGTTCTGGCGCTCTACACCTCTCACGAGGAGTTCACCTGGGAGGAGAAGGCGCGGGCGTTCGCCTACTACGACGCCCTCACCGTGCGCGACTCGTCCCTCTCCGCGGCGGCGCAGGCCGTGATCGCCGCCGAGGTCGGTCACCTCGAGCTGGCATCGGCGTACCTCGCGGAGCTCGCGGCCCTCGATCTGGACGACCTCCACGGCAACACGGACGAGGGACTGCACATCGCGGCCCTCGCCGGCATCTGGACGGGAGTCACGGCCGGCTACGGAGGCATGCGGGAGGGAGACGACGGCCTGTCCTTCCGGCCCCAGCTCCCGGACGGGGTGACCCGTCTCGCGTTCGGGGTGCGGCTGCACGGGTGCATCCTGCACGTCGACATCACGCCGGCGGAGACGACCTACCGGCTGAGCGCCGGCGAACCGGTGACGATCCGGCACGCCGGCGAGGAGCTCGTCCTGCATGCCGGCGTTCCGTCGAGCCTGCCGACGCCGGACCGCGTCGAGCCGCTCACCCCGGCCCCGGTGCCGCCGCGCTGGCGGGAGCCGGGACGACCGCGCGCCGGCGACTGA
- a CDS encoding SDR family oxidoreductase: MPPSISRKGRSPRIRARRPPLDAQVVVVTGGSRGIGREAVLGFARAGASVVLLARGEQALTETVEEIAAEGGDVRGIVCDVSDRRAVQDAVDQITHAFGRIDTWVGNAGVLLYAPVANTSPEEFRRVLDINVIGQLNGVQAALPALRRSGGTIIVVSSAEAVVAMPWHGAYAASKHALEGAIDALRRELRAERAPVTITVVRPAVIDTPIYRHARSRMAFRPSGPHPHYRPRSVARAILHAAAHPARTVHVGGGALLLTGVQRVMPGVLDAALGRFGPRMMHTADAAPEQFGNLVGPLRDTEQRGGLPHRGRGSVSTWLRVHPGWRTAAVVGLLGAVLAPWRRSRRRPPT; the protein is encoded by the coding sequence CGGCTCCCGCGGCATCGGCCGGGAGGCGGTCCTCGGCTTCGCGCGAGCGGGGGCATCCGTCGTCCTGCTCGCCCGCGGTGAGCAGGCGCTGACCGAGACGGTCGAGGAGATCGCCGCGGAAGGCGGGGACGTCCGCGGGATCGTGTGCGACGTCTCCGACCGCCGGGCGGTGCAGGACGCGGTCGACCAGATCACGCACGCGTTCGGCCGGATCGACACCTGGGTCGGCAACGCGGGTGTGCTCCTCTACGCCCCGGTCGCCAACACCTCGCCGGAGGAGTTCCGTCGCGTCCTCGACATCAACGTCATCGGACAGCTCAACGGCGTCCAGGCGGCACTGCCGGCGCTCCGGCGCTCGGGAGGGACGATCATCGTCGTGAGCTCGGCCGAGGCCGTGGTGGCGATGCCGTGGCACGGCGCGTATGCCGCCTCCAAGCACGCGCTGGAAGGAGCGATCGACGCGCTGCGCCGTGAACTGCGTGCCGAGCGCGCGCCGGTCACGATCACGGTGGTCCGACCCGCCGTCATCGACACACCGATCTACCGTCATGCCCGCAGCCGGATGGCGTTTCGGCCGAGCGGGCCGCATCCGCATTACCGTCCGCGGTCCGTGGCACGAGCGATCCTCCATGCCGCCGCGCATCCCGCACGCACCGTCCACGTCGGTGGCGGCGCCCTGCTGCTCACCGGGGTCCAGCGTGTCATGCCGGGCGTGCTCGATGCCGCCCTCGGCCGGTTCGGGCCGCGGATGATGCACACAGCCGACGCCGCTCCGGAGCAGTTCGGGAACCTCGTCGGTCCGCTCCGCGACACCGAGCAGCGCGGCGGGCTGCCGCACCGCGGACGCGGCAGCGTCAGCACCTGGCTGCGGGTGCACCCGGGGTGGCGGACCGCAGCGGTCGTCGGCCTCCTCGGCGCGGTGCTCGCGCCCTGGCGCCGCTCGCGTCGCCGACCGCCTACCTGA